TGGTGTTATCAATTGAAACCATAATTTACATAGTTTGATACATTTGAACTAAATTGAAACCATAATTTCTTGATTTATGAATCAAACTATttctatgtttttatttttatacgaAGAACACCTTATATTAAACAGACTTAATTTACATAACTTAAACTGATATTTTGTTGATCCTCCATGATAGCATCTTTGAGTTTTTCTGGTATATTACAATCATATTGGAAAGATGATCTATCAGTTTTCGAAGTTCTAGCTATTACATGAGCAGCATTATTAGTTGTTCTCTTAACATGTCTTACAGAAACCCAAAAGAAGCAAGAAATAGCAAACAATAGGTGTTTAATATCTTCTATAATGTCGTAGTTGTTGCAGTAAACCGATGAGTGTGTCTGATTTATTGAGTTAATTACATTCAGACTATCACTCTCCAAAATGATTTGTTGAAGATTGCATTCTCTAGCCCACAAGATAGCTTCTTTGATGGCTATGCATTCTGTAAATTCTGAattcattcctccattgaagtaCCTCCCTCTGATGGCTCTGCAGCAACCTGTTGAATCACGAATTATTAGCCCTATAGCATATTCAGGGGTGTCATAATCAAATGCAGCATCTACATTAATTTTGAAAACCCCCAAACGAGGAGGTAACCAAACTTGATTCTGCTTCTGACATTTGGAAGGGATAACAGTTGTACATTGACTGATCATGTACTTAATAGACTGTATAGTAAAACTCCTATTATAGTTCTTATTGTCAAACACTTTGGCACAACGATTTTTCCATATAAACCAAGCTATTATCATTAGAGTGGAAATCCATATGTTCCAATCTTCCCTGTCAACAGTATCGGAGCAATGGAACCAACTAGATATCCAATCACTAACATCAATATTGCAACCCTCGCCACTAATATATATCTGTCCACAAAAGAGTTCTTTATCAATATCTTTAATTTTGATTGAGAACTTGTTTTTAAGGAGACAAATAAATACGGATAAACTTCTCCATTTATTTGCTAGTGCCTCTTTTCTTTTAATTGGTATTTACTTGTAAATCTATTGATCTTTGGCTTCGTTGATCTTTGCCTATGACCATCGTCAGTACCATTACAGAAATTACTTCTCATGAATGTTACATGAAATTCTAtaacaaaaacctaaacctaattacCTCTTtccttttttagaaaaaaaaaacaggataTTATAATTTAGGTAACAGTAAAATATTGTTCCTTTTTTTCCGttaaaataaattaaacaaaataaaagaCTCGTTTAGtaaacaaaactagtgacaaaaaaccaaggtgaccaagcttgtgatacaaaaactccattcaaatgttgggaaCCATTAAAACTCCATTTTAAACAAAATcgatacaaaaaccccatcaaaactaaattgatacaaaaacctcaattttcaaaatttggtttcatcaaattttatgttggtttcatcatttttttttggatgaaaccaaattggtttcatcaaatattttgggggttttgtgttaattttgttttgatgggttttttgtggatggatagtgacaccttcggggttataactcgcgaacCGTTCAATAAAATAAGATAACTTGTTTTTAGAGAACAAATTTGATTGGTTTGTTACGTGCACACTCTTTAATGGAGTCTGCACAAAATTGGACTATGGGAACTCCTTGAGACCCCCGCATAAAGTAATACCACTTTTTCCTCCGTGGCGCGTAAatttttcaccttttttttttctttgaaacaaTTAGCATTGCTAGCAGGAGAGTTATAGGTAACATCACTATTGCTAAGAGGAGACTATTCCACTTTGCGCTCATTTTTTCCACTCTAGCTAGCTTTGATAGTATATCAGCTACCTCATTCCTCCCCTTTGGCACAGTTACATTACCAGGAGCTAAAGCTACTGAAAATACATTTAATGTCTTTTACTAAATCGCGCATTTCTCCACTCTATGCTGAAAACCTCCTTATTGATTGCTTCCACCTCTAGTTTAGGATCAAGCTCCATATGTACCTTTTCTCTTCATATTATTGTCACCAAACTTAAATACAGAAATAACTCTTGGACCACGAGATTAAACGAAAGTATTGATTTAACATGAAGGTACATTTTCTTTATTATCTGACAAGCTCCTGCCTTTTGCTTCCTCCCTTTTACAACATAGACACGTATACAAATAACTCCAAATGGAGACCACCTAACTACAGAGTAGAGAGTATAATTTACAGATGAGTAAACAATCCACCAATGCTTGATTGAATAATAAATCAATAGTGGTTTGATTTCGGAAAATCCTGATCAGCAACAATGTCGAATGAATAACAATAGAAGGTAGGGTTCAGCAGCTTCACTTCTTCGGGTTGTCGAATTTGGACTCCATCGAACCACGTCAATCTCGGCAGTTGCAGTCTCCACCACTAAGCATACCTGTGCTGAAGACTCCAAACAAGATACGTTTTAGTGCTGAGAACACTTCCAATTCCAAGAAAAACTAAGCCAGCTAAAATCAAGATGTAAATAAAGAAATTGGATTGGGACATACCAAGCCCTGGCTTTAATAGGTGTGACAACAAACTTTACAGTTCTTTTTGTTTAAACAGACAGACTTTATAGTTCAAAATTGGCCATTGGGAATCAGTAGGATGTACAGCTCATAGAGGATAACTGACTGATCTTTACAAAGTCACGTATGAAAGGGTATATTACGGTTATACCTCAGTTTTTCACAAAGGCGTGCTAAAGCATCGGACCCTGTTCTGTAAGCAACATCGCTGATCACAGACACATTTGAAGGAGTCACACTGTCAGCAAGGCTGAATTCACATAACTCTTTCAGGGAACATGCATCAGTCTGTACAGCTGAATGGCCACCACCAGCAGCTAATTTTCGTACCTCTCCAACGCACCTGCATGAATAAGCTTGTATGGAGTAAAAAAATCATATGCGTTAACAGATGAGGGTTTTCACAGCCACCTGTAAGGTAGGTGGGCTAAACCACAGGTCACCCAGGTGTGGCCTGCGTACAAAGGCTTAACCATCTCTAGTCTAACTACTCATCTTGTGTAATGTACTCGCCCACGCTTAAAAAAGGGTATCAGACTCAAGCTCAGAGAAAGCCTTCAGCTATAAAAGGTTAAAGGACATTACCAGTCAACTGGTGATGGATACCATGCATATAAGGATTTGCCATTAGCTGCTTGACCATAACTGTTATAACCCCATCCACGAATCTTTCCATCTCTTGTGCAAATTAAAGTATGAGAATGTCCACATGAAACAAGTTCCACACCTTCAGAAAGAACCAAGACAGGAATATTTCGGAACAACGAATAACACTCATTTGGAATGCAAGAGAAAAGACTATTCTGTGGGCCAAGACCTAGTTGTGCAGCTTGACCGCCACCCCAAGCATAAAGAGCTCCCTTCACAGATATAGCACAAGTATGTACCCCGCCACATGCCACATCCCTAATTATTATATCATTAAGAGCAGCCACTCGCCTGGGCAAGAGTTCTTTGTCACCACACTGAAGCGAAACATGACCAAGTTGACCCATATTTCCTAGCCCCCAAGTATATCTGGAAGATCCAAAAAGATGCAATATAAAGTCAAGTAAGTCCACAAATACGTTATTTTCTGTGAGAGTTCAGAACAGAGGATATATTCATTGAAATGAGAACTCAATCATCTCAACCCTAATCCTAGGGACACAGAAAGTTTAAACTAGAAATGATGTCAGACAGTAGAGAAGTATATAACCAGCATACAGCATAATATGTACCCAGAATCTTGACCGCGTTCAGATAACAATCAAACTAGTAGACAAATGTGGGCATCACAATATTGTGGTACACTACACTCATACAGAGTGAAGCTAATTTTGTTGCATGCAATAGATGCATAATACAATGATGATGCAATCACAGCACTTTTGCAAGCCACCCATACAGTAGCAGTACAGAGATATCAGCATCACATAAGATTGACATTCATAAGTAATCAAAAGAAATACCTTAGCAACCTAGGTTGGTCATCTAATGTTTAAGAGCAACCCTGCTTCTTTGCCAGTGACTTCTCTGGTTCCATGGTGAATATATGAAGAGAAGAAATGGTTATGCCAATCAATATCTAGCTAGTTTAGAGAAGACTACAATTCTAGTGGATGCACTACCAAATTGAAGATGGATTTAAAATTTGGAGAGGCACACATGCGATTACACACATCATACAGATAAAATAAAGACTCACTGATTTAGTAGCAATAATGCCATTAGGaaacaaatactccctccgtttctagaaaagtattactttcactttttcattttagcctaaaaataggccaaatagaaaaagtgaaagtaacacttttccagaaacggaggtagtatcaCAAACCTCTAAATGCCCAGAATATCAACAATGAATATATTTTTATGCTAAATCATAAGAGTCGGAGAGAAATATTGAACAGTGGATACAGGAATCAGGATGAGCCATATCTATTGCATCTTCCCAGATTCCAGTACTCAAGTTCTAGGTTGTAAGAGCTTTTCAAAACCTTTATACGGCATCAATTTGTGTCATGTGGGATACCACATCTTTAGTATAATAACATTTTCAGCTATCAAAATTCTTTCAGATTACTTACAACTCTCCATATTCTGATATAGCTGCAGTGTGGTACTCCCC
The nucleotide sequence above comes from Papaver somniferum cultivar HN1 chromosome 8, ASM357369v1, whole genome shotgun sequence. Encoded proteins:
- the LOC113302906 gene encoding ultraviolet-B receptor UVR8-like isoform X1, whose protein sequence is MNIDELLRESKPLKLPVKSAIYAWGYNQRGQTGRKCKESHLRIPKHLPPELFGSPGAGNSRWLDIACGREHTAAVASDGSLFTWGANDFGQLGDGSEEARKHPQKVKALETEFVKSVSCGAHCTAAIAESRDNGTISTSRLWMWGQNQGSNYPRLYWGAFKPNTIIRQVSCGAVHAVALSDDGLVQAWGYNEYGQLGRGFTCEGLQKARILNGFARFLDEASELVKIIQVSCGEYHTAAISEYGELYTWGLGNMGQLGHVSLQCGDKELLPRRVAALNDIIIRDVACGGVHTCAISVKGALYAWGGGQAAQLGLGPQNSLFSCIPNECYSLFRNIPVLVLSEGVELVSCGHSHTLICTRDGKIRGWGYNSYGQAANGKSLYAWYPSPVDWCVGEVRKLAAGGGHSAVQTDACSLKELCEFSLADSVTPSNVSVISDVAYRTGSDALARLCEKLSTGMLSGGDCNCRD